CACCAATAGGGCTAATCATCTCAGGCAGCCCGCCGGCTAATTTGATATGTCCTGCCGCTACCCCTAACTCTTCACTGGTTTCTCTAACTGCCGCGGCAGCCCGCGAAGAATCCCCGGGCTCAACTTTACCGCCGGGAAAACAAATTTCTCCCGGCTGCCAGTGCAGCCGACTGGACCGTACTTCAAATAATACCGCAGGCTCACCGTCTTTTTCCACAATCGGTACTAAAACAGCAGCGGAAAAGTAGCTCCCCTCAACACCGTCTTTAACGGCTTCCCGTGAAGCCAATATCCTGGAGAGCCGATTATAGAAATTGTTCATATTTTTATTCATTCTTCACCTCATCAACATGCC
The sequence above is a segment of the Veillonellales bacterium genome. Coding sequences within it:
- a CDS encoding CoA pyrophosphatase, whose product is MNKNMNNFYNRLSRILASREAVKDGVEGSYFSAAVLVPIVEKDGEPAVLFEVRSSRLHWQPGEICFPGGKVEPGDSSRAAAAVRETSEELGVAAGHIKLAGGLPEMISPIGVALAPFVGWIEGGTEMRLNSAEVVEIFTVPLTFLLTASPKTAAMELATKPVAGFPYALLPAYPNTWRHRRTYEVLFYQYEQYVIWGLTARVLSGFLKICRQEN